GTAATCGCCGCATATCCGTATGTTGCCATTGGCTTTGCGAACGACCACGATCGGAGCGGCCCACTCCGAGTAGTCGATCGGTTTGATAATCTTCAAACGCTCATGTCGATCAAGTTCCTCGTCGACGGCCTGGTACATGGCGTATGCCACAGGTCTCTTCGGACGGAAAACAGGGTTCTGATCAGGTTTGAGGTCCAGTTTGATGGTGACCTTAGTGCAATATCCAAAACTGGTGCTGAAAACAGATGAGTAGGTTCCTGCTAGATTCCTCAATCAACGCCGTGTCGTGACGTAGATTGATAAGACGTTGGCATTCTGTTGACAGCTGTTCGAGAGTCACGTCATCTTTCTCCTCGATCGGAGACAAGAGCCGTGTCCGAATTTCTGCGTCTGCTTCCGACTTCAATCCGCACACAAAAATTAATCCCTCAAACTGCTCTTCCGTTAGGGCACCGAGCTCGAACTTGacacaatttttatttattctgcAGTATGTTACGAAGTCTTCCGTCGACTTCTTGGAAACCTGCAAACAACGATATCGTTTGCTGAAAATCGACTCAGCAGCCCCAAACAAGCCCCTAAGTTTGGCTACCGTATCGGCGAATGAGAACTCCTGGGAAGTTTTCGGTAATATGAAACTGCTGTATCGCTCGTGCTCCGCTATGCCGAGTTTCCGTATCAATAACCGCACTTTAACTGGATCATCTAAACGGGATGCATCTTgcgacttgtatgtatcttaatgctactcaaagttattgatgttttttccccgaaaacacgaccttttcatttgcttgtcattctttttggggcaaacataataaaaaattattgatagcattttaaagaggacatttgactctacataaggtgtaactttcaaaagagtgttattttttgtatttgtgtaaattaaatttgaaattatgagtttttgcatataaatgaacaagttgcaatttttaaatgcatatagtaagcgtagactttaaagcagcatcacttcagttcagtcttatagccactcaacatggaggttcaaagaagacacattgttgatttccTTTTTCGGAGGACGAAATATTGAagatgttatacaattattacgagaaaaatttctgactattttctttttctacaataacatatatttattgtataaaataaaaagcggggaccgacaaattatcaaatgcttcctgaatagaaaccgtatgaagaacaactcggggctcgacgtgttattttttagtaatatattgacatattttactggcgatgagttgattgatcacattattttaccaaacttttgttgttcctattgttttattcaaattcatttttataatcttccgtatgtacatattaacctgttttagttgttataatggaaattaaattcatagtaataaataaaaatcatacaaataaaaaactacaaaatcaaatgcttagcattttccggaatcagaagatcggaatactctggtgtttgcctattactaagagataatactggatccgaagctgttgtgaagcccagttcttcagcagaaAATTTTTCTGTAATCTCCCGAACACGGTTACGCTTCATCCTTTGACTCAGCATTTGGCTTTTCAGGCACTTTCTGGCACTCAAAACACATATATCTtggcatttttctcgtaataattgtataacgtcttctatatttcgtccaccgaaaacaaaaacaaatatgtgtcttctttgaacctccatgttgagtggctataagactgaactgaagtgatgctgctttaaagtttacgcttactatatgcatttaaaaattgcaacttgttcatttatatgcaaaaactaataatttcaaatttaatttactcaaatacaaaaaataacactcttttggaaATTGCACCttatgtagaatcaaatgtgctctttaaaatgccatcaataattttttattatgtttgccccaaaaagaacgactagcaaatgaaaaggtcgtgttttcggggaaaaaacatcaataactttgagtagaattaagatacatacaagttatgcaccgtaaaatgcgtggattggaaagctctaaagatcattcacagacagttttgatgtagaattttacatataaaagttagagcaaaaaaacctttttttcatggtaaccctaactcaacctagagaaaaagcgctatatcggttatttgaagagatagaaagaaatattgttccacaaagttacttaaaataaccagggctacaatattgtcgagctatgtttacctctatctataaagataagaaagttagatttttcatttcatcgaaaattttggtcaccctatttttgataacataaaaatgagcgctctattatatgtaacaactttgtcgaagacagtttttgtctagagaatcactgtcgagctctagatgctaatttccacttaaatgcacctcctggaccatagtgcaatgATTCCGGCATCCCTAGACGAGCAAACATCTTGCGGAGAATGTGGATGGTCGCTGCGCTGGTGATGCGACTTGTCTGAACAACTTCTGGCCATTTCGAATAGGAGTCCACAGCGAGCAAATAATAGTCGCCATTGATGGGCCCGTTGCCATGGACGCGTGGACTTAGGCCAGGGTACTGGTAGAGCTACTGGGGGTGATTTCGCCGCCAAAGCACACTGTGCATAAGCTTTCACGCAGTCTGCAATTTCACTGTCCAGCAATGGCCAATACACGTAGCTGCGAGAGAGTGCTTTTATCCGCTGTATGCCGGGATGACCACGATGGAGCTCGTCGAGGCATCGCTTATGCAGCTGGGATGGAATAACAAGCCTGTCGCCGAACAAAATGCAGCCTTGAACCGTGGTGAGGGACTCGTGTCGGTTGTGGAAACGTTGAAACTCCCGATTGACGTTGCGGGGTAAACTTTTAGGCCATCCAAGTTGGATGTACCGGTAGACCTTCTTGAGCACCGGATCCGTGCGGCTGCCTTGTTGCACCTCTTTAAAATTAATGGGTAACACATTGAAAGGATCGAACGCTACTGACCTGACGTCATCTTCCATGGTGACAGATGCTATGACGTAATCCTCGTCAGGCTTCACATGATTATTTATTAAACGCGAAAGAACGTCTGCATGGCCAAACTTATCCGTGGCCACATACATTGCATTAGTAGAATTAAGGCCCAGCGTTGGAGCCGGTTGGCGGTATATACTGGTATTCCTTTCTTGCTTCCGAATATGCGCAGAGCGATGGAGCGTGATCCGTTTGAAGGAGGAATTTTCGACCGAAGAGCATGCGATGAAATTTGGTTACGGCGAAGATTATAGCCAAGCCTTCTCTATCTGGTTGGCTATAGTTGCGCTCAGCGGGTGCTAAGGCTCTGGAGGCATGCTGTACAATTTTGATCGAACCATCGGGGAAACGGTGACTGATAGTTGCCCCGAGCCCGACTGACGATGCATCAGCCGAAACTATTATCTCCAGTTTCGGATTGTAATGTGTGAGTAGCAAATCGGACGAGAGGATGTCTTTGAACTTATCAAAAGCTCCCTGGCACTGCGATGTCCAGTCGAACTCGACACCTGCTTTCAGCAATTCGTCCAATGGATGGCGAAGAGCGCGCATATTGGGGACAAATTTGCCGTAAAAATTTATTGCGCCGAGGAACGATCTCACCTCTGAGACGTTGGTTGGAGTAGGCATGCGTGTGATGGCCTCGATCTTGGCTGGATCAGGTCGAACGCCGTCCAGAAGATGTCCGAGATATTTGATTTGCTGCCGTCCGAACGAACACTTCTCGATTCGAACGTCGAATCCGAATTCTTGTAGACGCTGGGACAGGGCATTGAGGTTCGTCCAGTGTTCTTCTTCCGTTTCACCACCAACCACGATGTCATCGATGTAACCGGAAGTGTGCTTGAGGCCAGTCAACATGGTGTCAACCAGTTGCTGGAATGCTCCTGGAGCAGCTTTTACGCCAGGTGCGAGGCGATTTACCTTGTAGAGACCTCAATGGGTGTTGATGGTTAGAAGCATGCTAGAAGATTCGTCGACTCCAACTTGCAAGTATGATTCCGACATGTCAATAATGCTGAAGATCTTGCAGTGTGCGAGCTTGATAAATATGTCCTGCGGCAACGGCAACGGATATTGATGCGGTTGGAGTGCATTGTTCAGTCCTGTAGAGTAATCGCCGCATATCCGTATGTTGCCATTGGCTTTGCGAACGACCACGATCGGAGCGGCCCACTCCGAGTAGTCGATCGGTTTGATAATCTTCAAACGCTCATGTCGATCAAGTTCCTCGTCGACGGCCTGGTACATGGCGTATGCCACAGGTCTCTTCGGACGGAAAACAGGGTTCTGATCAGGTTTGAGGTCCAGTTTGATGGTGACCTTAGTGCAATATCCAAAACTGGTGCTGAAAACAGATGAGTAGGTTCCTGCTAGATTCCTCAATCAACGCCGTGTCGTGACGTAGATTGATAAGACGTTGGCATTCTGCTGACAGCTGTTCGAGAGTCACGTCATCTTTCTCCTCGATCGGAGACAAGAGCCGTGTCCGAATTTCTGCGTCTGCTTCCGACTTCAATCCGCACACAAAAATTAATCCCTCAAACTGCTCTTCCGTTAGGGCACCGAGCTCGAACTTGacacaatttttatttattctgcAGTATGTTACGAAGTCTTCCGTCGACTTCTTGGAAACCTGCAAACAACGATATCGTTTGCTGAAAATCGACTCAGCAGCCCCAAACAAGCCCCTAAGTTTGGCTACCGTATCGGCGAATGAGAACTCCTGGGAAGTTTTCGGTAATATGAAACTGCTGTATCGCTCGTGCTCCGCTATGCCGAGCTTCCGTATCAATAACCGCACTTTAACTGGATCATCTAAACGGGATGCATCTTGCGAGAACAAATCCTCATAGCGCGAGAACCACGAGGAAAAGGTTATGTTACTTTCAACGTCATAGCGGAATTCCTTCACGTTGCTCGCTAGCGAATCGAGGATCACTTCTGTGTTCGTTGGTACCTGGACTTGAATGTTTCGGAGGGCATTTTCCTGCTAGCCGATGAATGCACGTTGCTGCTCGTGGACCTGCTGCTGATTGTGGAGGAGCTGGTTGGTgacttgttgctgttgttgaagCTGCTGTAGTATCTAGAGGATGAGTGCGTCTGTCGGCAGCGAGTGCGCGGGGTTGTTGTTTGAAACGGGAacggatcttcttcttcttcttcaatggcactaacgttcctagaggaacttcgccgtctcaacgtagtattacttgcgtcatttttattagtacttagttgagatttttattccaaataacacgccttgaatgcattctgagtggcaagctctagaatacgcgtgatcacagtgcaagtcggaggaaatttctttgacgaaaaattcccccgaccagaacgggaatcgaacccgaacatccggcatgttagttatgaagctaaccactcggccacgggagcaccgggAACGGATGGCATCTCCGAATCTCTCTCCATTGGCATGGGCAGCTTCCTTTTCTTGCGCGTGGGAGGCGCGATTTTGTTGGTCGGATGTAACTTTACGAAAAAGACCAACTCGTAAACCGCGAACCCGGGTCCCCACTGTTACGTCGCGTTGAGTGGGGGTGGCCGTGAAGTGGTAGTCATTCAAACTGTATAATACGCGGACGTTAACGAATATAAAAACTACATTCATTAAGACAAACGTGTGTTCTACATGCGACAAATACACCTAATGATGACGGTTCCGGATGCTGATGTTGATGACGTCAATCGTTGTGATAGTCGAGAGCTGTCACACGAAGAGCCCAGCGAGGAAACAATGGAACACTTgagccgtggagctgccggcctagaatagcacttcgggtctacgtccctgtccctgtcgtagaaggcgactaatcgggtgacaacgcgagtaagggcgcggtaaagcctatggagaatgcacgggggaattaccgtgtacaggagcaacgagaggagtgccgagcacatcaggatcgacgccagtaagatcctgattacgacatactggtatgacatggaaaacggacaagacacgaaaacggataacatgcgatgctaaaagctgacagtcgtgctattctcctccctgagtaaggaagggtgacacctaccTGAAATGGCGTTTGGGTTAATAGTACGGtggcccccgtcccggtaacaacttggtaagtcttcgggtacgttcgatgctcgtctaggccttggcactaggtactaggcatcagatgtcacattccattcctgagccggatcagcgcaacggctctgaacacggtccccatgaaggaccgtgtcaactcctgcatggcctcactgcttgcatagataaccatgggatcacaaaaaggcgactatgtacaacgagcggagatagcggcccgaagttgggacccaaccaaaATGGAGACAACCTACAAAACCAACGAAGAAAGAAGAAACAGTATGATGGATACAGATGACCAAGCCAACGCGATCATTCGTAGTAAAAAGCTTCTGCGATCGCCAATACtcaaacaagtggaaacaccaggccctagcggcagtaatggaggaatacctgagacccagcaaagtcgggggatcaatctcctgttcctgccaaagtccagcggtagtttaatccaggaaggagggctgactggagatagcatcctgagcacgatcatgttgagggtcaaagaacttgacaccttcgtgcaggacaaacccaacgtgcataaggagatcaagaccaggatgtcgggtataagatctctcttgggacgagctttgaaggagcacgatggactcgtcgaaaggacgaaaaccgccgagaaggcactcgcagaagcgttgcaaagagctgcagctggacaggtgacgccaaagattcgtcgaaaccgttcggaaaaaagaaaaaaggattcaccagcagaagaagaaatgctcaaaaaacgcaaggacgatcacgacaacgatgatcaagacgatagtgccgcccagggcgacagcgaagagctgggtgacagcgatgaccagatcagcaccgatagcaagagaaacgactggagcacggttacgaaaagaaacaagaaaaaacaaaggaacgaagaaaaagagagggagagaaaagtgaaaatggtggaaaaaaataagaaagagaatGAAAAGTGGCAGGGGCCAAAAGACAAGAAGCCTAATCCTCGGCGGGCGAGAGACAAAGGCGATGCACTCCTCGTCGAAGCGAAGGGCAACGTATCAAACGCTGATCTCTTTaaaaaatgcgagaggaccctggcctcaagaaactggaggagagcgtggtgaagtccaggcgcacccagaatggcgaaatgctgttcgagctgaaAAGAGAACCACAAATCAGGAGCTCAGCATTCAAGGATCTTGTAGAAAGTGTTCTCGGCGATGGAGCGAacgtaagggccttatcctccgaggcatcgatagaatgcaggaatctcagtctgttcaccaccgagatagacctacgtcagaagttggaggaggaaaacatcctgggcaaagttccgatgaaaattcgactacgaaaggcgtatcgcgggacgcagaccgcaacgattcgtctctcaacggacgcagcgaacaagttgctgaagttagagagtataaacgtctgctgggctgcgggtcgttttagaatcattccgcctgttcccaagcaactggagcgatgtttcaagggtttaaacttcggccacctggcgaaaggctgcttggggccagatagatccaaactgtgcaggaaatgcggaatagagggacactttgccagcgactgcaagggaaaaccaaggtgtatgctctgcgaaaaagaggacagttatgaccatatgacgggaggctttaattgccttgtgtacaaacaggcgagggcaagccaacagtgatggagataacccaaattaatctcaaccattgtgacatcgcacagcaactgttgtggcagtcaacaacagaaacaaaatgtgatgtcgcaattatcgcggagccgtatcgcgttccccccggtaacggcaattgggtgacggataaagtgcgaatggccgccatccaggtcatgggccgatatcccattcaggaggtagtcTCGAGATCTCGcgaaggtttcgtgatcacaaagatcaacggaatttaTATCTGCATttgctacgcacctcccagatggacgatggaccagttccactatatgctggatgtcctcaccgaggagctcgccgaacgaaaaccagtcgttataAGAGGGGATTTCAATACTTGGGCAGTAGAGTgtggaagcagatgcaccaacgcgagagggactagtttactagaagctctagccaagttggatgttaccctgtgcaacgagggcaccactagtaccttccgccgagagggtcgagagtccatcatcgacttgactttctgcagtccgtcgttaatgacgaaaataaggtggagggtatgtgaaggatacacccacagtgatcatcCAGAAAAACgtttccaacggtcaagcatagacaccagagaagagcggagagtggaattcagagaggctagatccactcttaaacgggcgattaagcggagcaaatctaattgcttcagggagttatgtcgggacgtggacgtcaatccatggggcaatgcttaccgaatggtgatggcgaagctcaggggcccaacgacaccttccgaaatgtgtcccgaaaaattaaaaattatcgtggaaggattatttccgcagcacgacccaacgacctggccacccacgccatatggagaggatgaggatagcatcgaacgcagagaGGTGACGAACGATGAACTAGATGCAGCTATCAAAcgcctaaaaacgaagaaagcgcctggcccagatggaatcctcaacgtagctttgaaagcggcagtcctagcattccctgatatgttcaggacagccatgcagaagtgtctagacgactgctactttccggatcgatggaaggtacaacagctagtactactgcccaagccAGGAAAGACAACGGGggtccagcatcgtatagacccatatgcctgttggacactcttgggaaacttttggagagaatcatccttaataggctgacggaatgcacggagggagttcgtggactgtccgataatcaattcggatttcggaaagggagatccacggtagatgccattcgcatagtggtcgaaagagccaacagagcatccaaacagaagctcagaggaaatcgatactgcgcagtgataacgatcgacgttaagaacgcgttcaatagtgccagctgggaggccatcgcgactgtgctccacacgatgaaagtcccagactacctgcgtagaatactgagaagctacttcgagaaccgcgtgctggtgtacgagacaaacacgggccaggcgcagattaaaactacggcggTAGTTCGGCAGGGCTCTATCTtgggcccatcgctctggaacagtatgtacgatggcgtactaaaactgaatctgcccagaggtgtggagatcattggcttcgcggatgacatcgttattctattcaggggaatctttggaacgggtcgaaatgttcgcgaccgagtcgatagacatgatcggaaggtggatgcaaagtgtgaaactgcagatagcccaccacaagacggaaatgctgatcgtcagcaaccgcagggcggtgcaacgtgcagaaatcacaattggagagcactcgataacctcgaagcgagacctaaaatacctgggggtgcagatcgatgatcgactgaacttcaacagtcacgtcgattacgcttgtaaaaaagcaacgaaggcaatcaatgcactgacacgaatcatgcccaacaactttggcccaagcagcagcaagaggcacatcttggctagtgtctcctcatcgacactacgttacggtggtccagcctggatcgcggcgttagaaactcagcggaacacgaagaggctgaatagttcgtaccggctcatggcgatgcgagtcgcgagtgcgtacagaaccgtgtcaacagaagcggtctacgtcatagccaggttggtccccatagacatcatcttggcggaggacagcgagtgctataggaggagggggaccagaggaatccggaagctaatgagggcgaagtcgatggctaggtggcagcaagagtggagtgcggcgcaaaacggcagatggacgcagtttttgtctggtcatggctgcttcaggcagtatcagcaccggttcggacacgcaagattgcctctttgtccggagtgtggaaatgtggaggaaacaccggaacacatcgtattcgaatgtcccagattcaccacagtgcgcgaggggctgcctacccttcatgttGGGAACATCGTGTAGGAAATgggtcgtgacgagggcacctggaacgcagtaaacagtgcaatcgtacatatcatgtccgagctacagcggaagtggaggaccgaccagcatgcggataacgcctgaccataagagatgaacaattgagacggctgtagtaccggatagtcccccccgagagccgccgtgacggagtgcgcgtcatgttggagggcactacctaatcggcgctccgctgggaagagaaatc
The Toxorhynchites rutilus septentrionalis strain SRP chromosome 2, ASM2978413v1, whole genome shotgun sequence genome window above contains:
- the LOC129766574 gene encoding uncharacterized protein K02A2.6-like, which codes for MYQAVDEELDRHERLKIIKPIDYSEWAAPIVVVRKANGNIRICGDYSTGLNNALQPHQYPLPLPQDIFIKLAHCKIFSIIDMSESYLQVGVDESSSMLLTINTH